One window of bacterium genomic DNA carries:
- the lysA gene encoding diaminopimelate decarboxylase: MNHFHVRDDELWCEEVPLRALAQECGTPLYVYSHATLQRHFAAFDGAFADVPHLTCYAVKANSNLALLGLLAGWGAGMDVVSGGELFRALRAGCDPKKIVYAGVGKTAREIAEALRAGILMFNVESLDELRQIDRVAGELGLRAPIALRVNPAIDPLTHKYIATGLKESKFGIEAEKVLETYREALTLGHVDVVGIHCHIGSQITQVGPFRAAVDKIAELVREVRALGADLRHVDIGGGLGINYNEEEPPEPGQLSAEILPVLREIGATVVTEPGRVIVGNAGALIARVIYRKYTSAKSFLIVDAGMNDLVRPSLYGSYHRIVPLAKTPGTRWQMDVVGPICESGDFLAKDRELPAVPPGECVAVLSAGAYGFAMSSNYNSRPRAAEVLVRGGSYAVIRAREGYEDLVRGEAAPAAGPLDFRAPAAR; encoded by the coding sequence ATGAACCACTTTCACGTTCGCGACGACGAGCTCTGGTGCGAGGAGGTCCCGCTTCGCGCCCTGGCGCAGGAGTGCGGCACGCCGCTGTACGTCTACAGCCACGCCACGCTCCAGCGCCACTTCGCCGCCTTCGACGGGGCGTTCGCCGACGTCCCGCACCTGACCTGCTACGCCGTCAAGGCGAACTCGAACCTGGCGCTGCTCGGCCTGCTCGCCGGCTGGGGCGCGGGGATGGACGTGGTCTCCGGCGGGGAGCTGTTCCGGGCGCTGCGCGCCGGCTGCGACCCGAAGAAGATCGTCTACGCCGGGGTCGGCAAGACCGCGCGCGAGATCGCCGAGGCGCTGCGCGCCGGCATCCTCATGTTCAACGTCGAGTCCCTCGACGAGCTGCGGCAGATCGACCGCGTCGCCGGGGAGCTGGGGCTGCGCGCGCCGATCGCCCTGCGCGTGAACCCGGCGATCGACCCGCTCACGCACAAGTACATCGCGACGGGGCTCAAGGAGAGCAAGTTCGGCATCGAGGCCGAGAAGGTCCTCGAGACCTACCGCGAGGCGCTCACGCTCGGTCACGTCGACGTGGTGGGGATCCACTGCCACATCGGCTCGCAGATCACGCAGGTCGGCCCGTTCCGCGCGGCGGTCGACAAGATCGCCGAGCTGGTCCGCGAGGTGCGCGCGCTCGGCGCGGACCTGCGCCACGTCGACATCGGCGGCGGCCTCGGCATCAACTACAACGAGGAGGAGCCGCCCGAGCCGGGGCAGCTCTCGGCGGAGATCCTGCCGGTGCTGCGCGAGATCGGCGCGACGGTCGTCACGGAGCCGGGCCGCGTCATCGTCGGCAACGCCGGGGCGCTGATCGCGCGGGTCATCTACCGCAAGTACACCAGCGCGAAGAGCTTCCTCATCGTGGATGCCGGCATGAACGACCTGGTGCGCCCGAGCCTCTACGGCTCGTATCACCGCATCGTGCCGCTGGCGAAGACCCCGGGCACGCGCTGGCAGATGGATGTCGTCGGCCCGATCTGCGAGTCCGGCGACTTCCTCGCCAAGGACCGCGAGCTGCCGGCGGTGCCGCCGGGCGAGTGCGTCGCGGTGCTCTCGGCGGGCGCCTACGGCTTCGCGATGAGCTCGAACTACAACTCGCGGCCCCGCGCAGCGGAGGTGCTCGTCCGCGGCGGCTCGTACGCGGTCATCCGCGCGCGCGAGGGCTACGAGGACCTCGTGCGGGGCGAAGCCGCGCCCGCCGCCGGCCCGCTCGATTTCCGCGCGCCGGCCGCCCGGTGA
- the dapF gene encoding diaminopimelate epimerase has translation MAPLSFWKMSGSGNDFILVDNRRGAVPAGEGAALARRLCARGFSVGADGLILIERSREADFAWRFHNADGSEAAMCGNGGRCAARFAFLRKIAPARMRFLTGAGLIRAEVRGERVKLELPPPAGYREAVPVEIAGNPVEAGFIVVGVPHAVLHAESLESVPVAEWGRPLRHHAAFGPAGANVNFFRVEGPHALRVRTYERGVEGETHACGTGSVATVLVAAAAGLVSSPVTVTTSGGEKLRVYFRRRAGEFAEVFLEGRADVVYEGRLWEAPAAPARAKRRGREGR, from the coding sequence ATGGCGCCCCTTTCCTTCTGGAAGATGAGCGGCAGCGGCAACGACTTCATCCTCGTCGACAACCGCCGCGGCGCCGTCCCGGCCGGCGAGGGTGCCGCGCTGGCGCGCCGCCTCTGCGCGCGCGGGTTCTCGGTCGGCGCCGACGGGCTGATCCTCATCGAGCGCTCGCGCGAGGCGGACTTCGCCTGGCGTTTCCACAACGCCGACGGCAGCGAGGCCGCGATGTGCGGCAACGGCGGGCGCTGCGCGGCGCGGTTCGCCTTCCTGCGGAAGATCGCCCCCGCGCGCATGCGCTTTCTCACGGGCGCCGGGCTCATCCGCGCCGAGGTGCGCGGCGAGCGGGTCAAGCTCGAGCTGCCGCCGCCGGCCGGGTACCGCGAGGCCGTGCCCGTCGAGATCGCCGGAAACCCCGTCGAGGCCGGCTTCATCGTGGTCGGCGTTCCCCACGCGGTGCTGCACGCCGAGAGCCTCGAGAGCGTCCCGGTTGCCGAGTGGGGGCGGCCCCTGCGCCACCACGCGGCGTTCGGGCCGGCGGGCGCCAACGTCAACTTCTTCCGGGTCGAGGGGCCGCACGCGCTGCGGGTGCGGACCTACGAGCGCGGCGTCGAGGGGGAGACGCACGCCTGCGGCACCGGTTCGGTGGCGACGGTGCTGGTTGCGGCCGCCGCGGGGCTCGTGAGCAGCCCGGTGACGGTGACCACGAGCGGGGGCGAGAAGCTGCGGGTCTACTTCCGCCGCCGGGCGGGGGAGTTCGCGGAGGTCTTCCTCGAGGGGAGGGCCGACGTGGTGTACGAGGGCAGGCTCTGGGAGGCGCCCGCCGCGCCCGCGAGGGCGAAGCGGCGGGGCCGGGAAGGGAGATGA
- the dapA gene encoding 4-hydroxy-tetrahydrodipicolinate synthase, which translates to MFTGSMTALVTPIRDGEFDERAFRELIEFQIAEGTDGLVPCGTTGESATLSHEEHDRVVEVCVQAVRGRVPVIAGAGSNSTREALRLTRHAKEVGASAALLITPYYNKPTQEGLFRHFAHVAERVDIPIVLYNVPGRTGVNLLPETVARLAAIPNIVAIKEATADLRQASRIIELCGDSITVISGDDFTVLPMLSIGGKGVISVVSNIAPGLMARLCDSFFAGDLAGARDAHYRLFPLSEAMFIETNPIPVKTALGIMGRIVPEFRLPLCPMGEKNRERLEAALRAAGLVG; encoded by the coding sequence ATGTTCACCGGTTCCATGACCGCGCTGGTCACTCCGATCCGCGACGGCGAGTTCGACGAGCGGGCCTTCCGCGAGCTGATCGAGTTCCAGATCGCGGAGGGGACGGACGGCCTCGTGCCCTGCGGCACGACGGGCGAGTCGGCGACGCTCTCGCACGAGGAGCACGACCGTGTCGTCGAGGTCTGCGTCCAGGCCGTGCGGGGCCGCGTGCCCGTCATCGCCGGCGCGGGCTCGAACTCCACGCGCGAGGCGCTGCGCCTGACCCGGCACGCGAAGGAGGTCGGCGCCAGCGCGGCGCTGCTGATCACGCCGTACTACAACAAGCCGACGCAGGAGGGGCTCTTCCGCCACTTCGCGCACGTCGCCGAGCGCGTCGACATCCCGATCGTGCTCTACAACGTCCCGGGGCGCACGGGCGTGAACCTGCTGCCGGAGACGGTGGCGCGCCTCGCCGCGATCCCGAACATCGTCGCGATCAAGGAGGCCACCGCGGACCTGCGCCAGGCCAGCCGCATCATCGAGCTCTGCGGCGACTCGATCACGGTGATCTCGGGCGACGACTTCACCGTGCTGCCGATGCTCTCGATCGGCGGCAAGGGCGTGATCTCGGTCGTCTCCAACATCGCGCCCGGGCTCATGGCGCGCCTCTGCGACTCCTTCTTCGCCGGCGACCTGGCCGGGGCGCGCGACGCGCACTACCGGCTCTTCCCGCTCTCGGAGGCGATGTTCATCGAGACCAACCCGATCCCCGTCAAGACCGCCCTCGGGATCATGGGGCGGATCGTGCCGGAGTTCCGGCTGCCGCTCTGCCCGATGGGCGAGAAGAACCGCGAGCGGCTCGAGGCCGCGCTGCGGGCCGCCGGCCTCGTCGGCTGA
- the dapB gene encoding 4-hydroxy-tetrahydrodipicolinate reductase, producing MERVRAVVAGAGGRMGQRIVAALDGQAGIALAGAFERAGHPGLGCDAGVAAGTRATGVVIEEGIERVLPAGDVLIDFTAPEASLRHVEAALRLDKAVVLGTTGMDAAQLAALEKASRKIPIVFAPNMSVGVNLLFKVLADVAAVLGDAYDVEIVEAHHRFKKDAPSGTAKKMAQVIAETLRRDLDKVAVPGRSGMVGERKPEEIGILAVRGGDIVGDHTVIFAGLGERVEITHRAHSRDTFARGAVRAAGWVVGRVPGLYDMMDVLGLK from the coding sequence ATGGAGCGGGTTCGCGCAGTGGTGGCCGGCGCCGGCGGGCGCATGGGCCAGCGGATCGTCGCGGCGCTCGACGGGCAGGCGGGGATCGCGCTCGCCGGGGCGTTCGAGCGCGCGGGGCACCCCGGGCTCGGGTGCGACGCGGGCGTGGCGGCGGGCACGCGCGCCACGGGCGTCGTGATCGAGGAGGGGATCGAGCGGGTGCTGCCGGCCGGGGACGTGCTCATCGACTTCACGGCGCCGGAGGCCTCGCTGCGCCACGTGGAGGCCGCGCTGCGCCTCGACAAGGCGGTCGTGCTCGGCACGACCGGGATGGATGCGGCGCAGCTGGCGGCGCTCGAGAAGGCGTCGCGCAAGATCCCGATCGTGTTCGCGCCCAACATGAGCGTCGGCGTCAACCTGCTCTTCAAGGTCCTCGCGGACGTGGCCGCGGTGCTCGGCGACGCCTACGACGTGGAGATCGTCGAGGCGCACCACCGCTTCAAGAAGGACGCGCCCTCGGGGACGGCCAAGAAGATGGCGCAGGTGATCGCCGAGACGCTGCGGCGCGACCTGGACAAGGTCGCGGTGCCGGGGCGCTCGGGGATGGTCGGCGAGCGCAAGCCCGAGGAGATCGGGATCCTCGCGGTGCGCGGCGGCGACATCGTCGGCGACCACACGGTGATCTTCGCGGGCCTCGGCGAGCGCGTCGAGATCACGCACCGGGCCCACTCGCGCGACACGTTCGCCCGCGGCGCGGTGCGGGCCGCCGGCTGGGTGGTCGGCCGCGTCCCGGGCCTCTACGACATGATGGACGTTCTCGGACTGAAATAG